Genomic segment of Bacteroidetes Order II. bacterium:
TTGTGCATACCGTCTTAGCAACTTGTCTTGCTCCGTTGGTAGTAGTTTGGTAATTGGTCTTCCAAACTGATGAAGGGCAATTTGCTCAATACCCTCCAGTCCTGCCAAGAACTGACCTTTTTCGTCTTCCTTCATCCATAGAGACAAAATCCGGTCAATGTACTCATTGACCTTTGCTTCCTTAGCGCCCGGTGTATCGGAAGCCGGAATAATCCGCTCGGTTATGGCTATTAAGCGTTCATTTTGTGCTGCCGTAAGGGTTTGAGGCACGAACGGGGTTGTACTGGCTGGTTTTGAGGGCGCGGCTTGGACATGATGATGG
This window contains:
- a CDS encoding gluconate 2-dehydrogenase subunit 3 family protein, producing the protein MNRRQALRNSTRILGGLLAVPGLGILTGFGAHDTHDHHHVQAAPSKPASTTPFVPQTLTAAQNERLIAITERIIPASDTPGAKEAKVNEYIDRILSLWMKEDEKGQFLAGLEGIEQIALHQFGRPITKLLPTEQDKLLRRYAQAAKSGLGANGQFFKTLKSLTLEGYYTSEIGATQELQYSAAHGAYIPDAPLSQIGRAWA